One genomic region from Torulaspora delbrueckii CBS 1146 chromosome 4, complete genome encodes:
- the TDEL0D00660 gene encoding uncharacterized protein — protein MSTKEIGKPNSWECEDADVDVPKKYFTSVITWAYYESTKSYDLLMMIGWYGGLMYGLYSTIFTSHIWRFQILFLLLEASVVLAPVICMTLIERRAGYLISRNNKKLAEATKEVFSSKQENLVLGWDKVASVLNRKFYVAGDWKTPYCIFDGAKCESYFRRHVLKSMAEEDASEDCEKSCLRAAVDIYRRRIIDQFEWDKYDTPVLADDNFLAGSDHKEFTWRLRNTLKDLHFIVYFVTSLFVLLAGTRSLLLCMIMTILMFATIAARPPLELSTTRSRIRLLATIADVAPREDMDRWDVVARRMNAYLSQDSNSDAGIFFDGKDYLEFFEKQLKPLMSKKIKDYRVATYELVPLIADVVEGPST, from the coding sequence ATGAGCACCAAAGAGATAGGAAAACCAAACAGTTGGGAGTGCGAAGATGCTGATGTTGATGTCCCAAAGAAATATTTCACATCGGTAATTACCTGGGCCTACTACGAGTCAACGAAGTCTTATGACCTGCTTATGATGATAGGGTGGTATGGTGGTCTAATGTACGGCTTGTATAGTACTATCTTTACATCGCACATTTGGAGGTTTCAGATTTTGTTTCTGCTCCTGGAGGCAAGTGTCGTGTTGGCTCCTGTGATTTGCATGACTCTCATAGAGAGGAGAGCAGGATATTTGATCTCCAGGAACAATAAGAAACTAGCAGAAGCTACGAAGGAAGTCTTCAGCTCGAAGCAGGAAAATTTGGTACTTGGGTGGGACAAGGTCGCCAGTGTACTGAACAGAAAGTTTTATGTTGCAGGCGATTGGAAAACACCATACTGCATCTTTGATGGTGCGAAATGTGAGAGCTACTTCAGACGCCATGTGTTGAAATCAATGGCTGAGGAAGACGCATCAGAAGATTGCGAGAAAAGTTGCTTGCGTGCTGCAGTGGACATCTATCGGCGAAGGatcatcgatcaattcGAATGGGACAAGTACGATACTCCTGTGTTAGCTGATGATAACTTCCTAGCTGGTTCCGATCACAAAGAGTTCACCTGGAGACTCAGGAACACGCTGAAGGATCTTCATTTCATAGTCTATTTTGTTACTTCTCTATTTGTTCTCTTAGCTGGTACTCGGTCCCTTTTACTCTGCATGATAATGACAATCTTAATGTTTGCCACAATTGCTGCTAGGCCCCCTCTCGAGCTTTCTACAACCAGGAGCCGCATCAGATTATTAGCAACGATAGCAGATGTTGCCCCACGAGAGGACATGGATCGCTGGGACGTAGTTGCAAGGCGCATGAATGCTTACTTGAGCCAAGATTCCAACAGCGACGCAGGaattttctttgatgggAAAGACTaccttgaattttttgagaAGCAGCTCAAACCTCTcatgtcaaagaagatcaaagacTATCGGGTTGCAACTTACGAGCTAGTTCCTTTAATCGCTGATGTTGTTGAGGGTCCTTCCACATAG
- the EFM3 gene encoding protein-lysine N-methyltransferase (similar to Saccharomyces cerevisiae YJR129C; ancestral locus Anc_4.352), with product MDPTNQLLYDRLYQRCPAPVLLKWMQETPGLKIHVADFIEQLKLVETQNAYYVKAIVKALIDNVELLDEEGQGTGIETLVTDVWLSEWLYEKYVALLDVKQPSATTTDVIQYRISPQVKVKIEETPYLISASGTTGFRTWEAALYLSLYLATSCPITEGSKVLELGAGTGMVSATLALTNPGRLDKLYVTDGDWHLTQQARKNFSLNGIETSNTYFEQLRWNEDPVPTKLDYVVAADVTYDSTVVPDLCKCIAQSLTPRTTCLVAATVRNENTTSTFESTAKEMGLDCQLQMTTETDYRSQSLLEKTLLFRPLQAPVRIYRISPHAH from the coding sequence ATGGATCCCACCAACCAGCTGTTGTACGATCGATTGTACCAAAGATGCCCTGCGCCGGTGCTGTTGAAATGGATGCAAGAGACGCCAGGGCTCAAGATCCATGTAGCCGATTTCAtcgagcaattgaaacTAGTAGAAACTCAAAACGCGTACTACGTCAAGGCAATAGTTAAAGCCCTCATCGATAACGTCGAATTACTCGACGAAGAGGGCCAAGGGACTGGGATTGAGACTTTGGTGACCGATGTATGGCTCTCAGAATGGCTCTACGAGAAGTATGTTGCGTTGCTGGATGTTAAACAACCATCCGCGACCACTACAGACGTGATCCAGTACCGGATCTCTCCCCAAGTGAAAGTTAAAATCGAGGAGACTCCGTATTTAATCAGTGCATCCGGTACTACAGGGTTCCGCACCTGGGAAGCCGCATTGTACCTATCCTTGTATCTCGCGACCAGCTGTCCAATCACAGAAGGCAGTAAAGTGCTCGAATTGGGTGCTGGAACAGGGATGGTCTCTGCCACACTGGCCCTCACGAACCCGGGAAGGCTCGATAAGCTTTATGTCACAGATGGAGACTGGCATTTGACACAGCAAGCAAGAAAGAACTTTTCACTCAACGGTATAGAGACTTCCAATACATACTTTGAGCAATTAAGATGGAATGAGGACCCCGTTCCCACAAAACTCGACTACGTGGTCGCCGCAGATGTCACGTACGACTCCACCGTTGTCCCAGATCTGTGCAAATGCATCGCGCAATCTCTCACACCTCGCACCACTTGTCTAGTGGCAGCCACGGTGAGAAATGAAAATACTACAAGCACATTCGAAAGCACAGCCAAGGAAATGGGTCTCGATTGCCAACTGCAAATGACCACAGAGACAGATTACCGATCTCAGTCACTTCTGGAAAAAACCTTACTCTTTCGGCCACTGCAGGCCCCCGTCAGGATCTACCGTATCAGCCCACACGCCCATTGA
- the MNS1 gene encoding mannosyl-oligosaccharide 1,2-alpha-mannosidase (similar to Saccharomyces cerevisiae MNS1 (YJR131W); ancestral locus Anc_4.355) produces the protein MFGQGLIGLLVATLAAFYYLYGQQSSRASLYESSSEVRDEIETVFLETWRDYSLHGWSYDVYSPLSHSHRNMPRSGDPMGWIIVDALDTMFMMYNGSTTHRNELLKDILEVQVWIDNQLSYNIDAEVNIFETTIRMVGGLLSAHYYSSQLEMGNPDIYLNKAVDLCDRLAAAFDTSESGIPYSSVNLRTGQAIKNHVDDGASSTAEFTTLQLEFKYLSFLTKNDTYWKLAENVYPALYQSNKLLDAYHGLAPIYTYPDSGRFMGQNIRFGSRGDSFYEYLLKQYLFTHEKLYYDLYRQSMEGMKRHLIGKSRPSGYTYIGEKPFGLTGSLDPKMDHLVCFMGGLLAMGATEGYPIQEARKKALWDSQREEDWKLAQELTHTCYQMYHQTPSGLAAEIVVFNDGRPIPDNAWLSPSGDFYIKPADRHNLQRPETVESIMFLYHLTKDDKYRQWGYEIFSNFVKHTCEVLDDSHNIYLSLKDCVSLPTIKSDNIESFWLAETLKYLHLLFQDDVDLTKVIFNTEAHPFPVLDVGQLRELGLKTGWSP, from the coding sequence ATGTTTGGTCAGGGACTAATAGGTTTGCTGGTGGCGACTTTGGCGGCTTTTTACTACCTTTACGGACAGCAGAGTTCAAGGGCTTCGCTTTATGAGTCTTCATCAGAGGTTAGAGACGAGATAGAGACTGTATTTCTCGAAACGTGGAGAGATTACTCATTGCACGGATGGTCCTATGATGTGTACTCACCATTGAGCCACTCACATCGCAATATGCCCCGGTCTGGGGACCCAATGGGATGGATCATCGTTGATGCTCTCGATACGATGTTTATGATGTACAATGGCTCCACTACACATCGCaatgagcttttgaaggataTTTTGGAAGTTCAAGTATGGATTGACAATCAACTTTCCTATAATATCGATGCAGAGGTGAATATCTTCGAGACTACGATCAGAATGGTTGGGGGATTGCTTTCTGCTCATTACTACTCTTCGCAACTAGAGATGGGAAACCCAGATATTTACTTGAACAAAGCGGTTGATCTGTGCGATAGGCTTGCGGCTGCTTTTGACACATCTGAAAGCGGGATACCGTATTCGAGTGTCAACTTGCGTACAGGTCAAGCGATAAAGAATCACGTCGACGATGGTGCTTCTTCTACTGCTGAGTTCACTACATTGCAGTTAGAGTTCAAGTATCTGTCTTTTTTAACAAAGAACGATACTTACTGGAAACTTGCTGAAAATGTTTATCCTGCACTTTATCAAAGTAACAAATTGTTAGATGCATACCATGGATTGGCTCCAATTTACACGTATCCCGACTCTGGAAGGTTTATGGGACAAAACATTAGGTTTGGCTCTCGTGGAGACTCATTCTATGAgtatttgttgaagcagTATCTCTTTACGcatgaaaaattgtatTATGATTTGTACCGCCAGTCTATGGAAGGTATGAAGAGACACTTGATTGGCAAATCTCGCCCCTCTGGATATACTTACATTGGTGAGAAACCATTCGGTCTCACGGGCTCCCTCGATCCAAAGATGGATCATTTAGTCTGCTTCATGGGCGGGCTCCTAGCCATGGGAGCCACAGAAGGATACCCAATCCAGGAAGCTCGCAAGAAGGCTCTGTGGGattctcaaagagaagaggaCTGGAAACTAGCACAAGAATTGACCCATACATGTTATCAGATGTACCACCAAACGCCGTCTGGGTTGGCAGCCGAGATCGTGGTGTTTAACGATGGCAGGCCTATTCCGGACAACGCTTGGTTATCACCTTCAGGTGACTTTTACATAAAGCCAGCCGACAGGCATAACTTACAGAGACCAGAGACCGTGGAGTCGATCATGTTCCTTTACCACTTGACAAAGGATGATAAATATCGCCAATGGGGTTACGAGATCTTTTCTAACTTCGTTAAGCATACTTGTGAAGTACTGGACGATTCGCACAACATCTATCTCTCTTTAAAGGACTGCGTTAGCCTGCCCACGATCAAGAGCGATAACATCGAAAGTTTTTGGCTTGCAGAGACTCTCAAATACCTCCATCTCCTATTCCAGGACGATGTAGACCTCACAAAGGTTATCTTCAACACCGAGGCTCATCCTTTCCCAGTGCTTGACGTCGGACAGTTACGTGAGCTAGGTTTAAAAACCGGTTGGTCGCCATAA
- the ATP18 gene encoding F1F0 ATP synthase subunit i (similar to Saccharomyces cerevisiae ATP18 (YML081C-A); ancestral locus Anc_4.353) — protein sequence MLKRFSTPILKPYWPFFVGGAIMYWTFGKVANLSANSNEFINDPRNPRFARGEKPVELKQ from the coding sequence ATGCTTAAGAGATTTTCTACACCGATTTTGAAACCATACTGGCCATTCTTCGTTGGCGGAGCCATCATGTACTGGACTTTTGGTAAGGTTGCTAACCTATCTGCCAACTCTAATGAGTTTATTAACGATCCTAGAAACCCTCGTTTTGCTCGTGGTGAGAAGCCAGTTGAGTTGAAGCAGTAA
- the DAL2 gene encoding allantoicase (similar to Saccharomyces cerevisiae DAL2 (YIR029W)), with protein MSIKLCGEEDFNKRVTSEFRAVDVVGKKLGGVVESFSDEWFAAASNLIEPTVPIRDATRFVHAGAWYDGWETRRHNEQEYDWVILRMGVAAAHLVGAEVDTAFFNGNHAPFVSVDALYDEQASGIGEDDPRWVNIIEKFECNPSQKHFVIRKEGLTKEKFTHVKLKMYPDGGIARFRLYGQVVPPALAQDAFLDLASVCNGAVAQAVSDQHFGSADNLLLPGRGHDMSDGWETKRSREPGHVDWVIIQLGRKTSYLDHVVIDTAHFRGNFPQFVTVHGSNGSDEWIELVGKSRTGPDQEHKFTVAKDVELTHLKITIIPDGGVKRIRAIGR; from the coding sequence ATGTCTATTAAGTTGTGTGGTGAAGAGGATTTCAACAAGAGAGTCACTAGCGAGTTTCGTGCAGTAGATGTTGTAGGTAAGAAGCTTGGAGGTGTTGTAGAATCATTCTCTGACGAATGGTTTGCAGCAGCCTCTAATTTGATCGAGCCAACTGTTCCAATTAGGGATGCCACCAGATTTGTACACGCTGGTGCCTGGTACGATGGCTGGGAGACACGTAGACACAACGAGCAAGAATACGATTGGGTTATTCTACGTATGGGTGTCGCAGCAGCGCATTTGGTCGGAGCAGAAGTCGATACAGCGTTCTTCAATGGTAATCATGCACCTTTCGTCTCTGTGGATGCGTTGTACGATGAGCAAGCCTCTGGTATAGGTGAAGATGATCCTCGTTGGGTtaatatcattgaaaaattcgagTGCAATCCATCTCAGAAGCATTTTGTCATTAGAAAGGAGGGCCTAACCAAGGAAAAATTCACACATGttaaattgaagatgtatCCTGATGGGGGTATTGCTCGTTTCCGTCTTTACGGTCAAGTTGTACCTCCAGCCTTGGCGCAGGACGCTTTTCTAGATTTGGCAAGTGTTTGCAACGGAGCTGTCGCTCAAGCGGTCTCCGATCAGCATTTCGGTTCTGCCGATAACCTTCTGCTGCCAGGTAGAGGTCACGATATGTCTGATGGTTGGGAAACCAAGAGATCTCGTGAACCGGGTCATGTTGATTGGGtcatcattcaattggGTCGCAAGACAAGCTACTTGGACCATGTTGTTATCGATACTGCTCATTTCCGTGGTAATTTCCCACAATTTGTCACAGTTCATGGCTCTAACGGCTCTGATGAATGGATCGAACTAGTCGGTAAGTCCAGAACCGGTCCAGACCAAGAACACAAATTCACCGTTGCCAAAGACGTTGAATTGACccatttgaagatcacTATCATCCCAGATGGTGGTGTCAAGCGTATAAGAGCCATTGGTCGTTAA
- the TDEL0D00650 gene encoding uncharacterized protein, translated as MALHNYIYLKHKSHDPSCHKLLARDHDSRPTPVPSVSPQDSTSSVSSAPAASCDKTTTNQCKTT; from the coding sequence ATGGCGTTGCACAACTATATCTACCTCAAGCATAAATCTCATGATCCCAGTTGTCATAAACTACTCGCTAGAGACCACGATTCGAGACCCACACCAGTACCATCAGTTAGCCCGCAGGACTCAACGAGCTCTGTGAGCTCAGCTCCAGCTGCTTCATGCGATaaaacaacaacaaaccAATGTAAGACTACGTAA
- the STR2 gene encoding cystathionine gamma-synthase (similar to Saccharomyces cerevisiae STR2 (YJR130C) and YML082W; ancestral locus Anc_4.354) encodes MSSTIATRIGESIPPNTNHAVSVCLPTWDATVGYEEADPAVVDKMTTGYPRFFIHKSIKRLCEVLGDKYAKESETCLCFPSYNVAKRCREFIVVKAAEEDANKPPVKVRILQLATSKPMNAEEAKWKRECKIAVVFAAKEHFPLMKQYWQHTGEIISSRLAEYVLHELFIVERSSQAVETKEIRGEEEFIEQRFGRNLDFSLADHAKMLIKTRIATKVVEDEDVESGNGQEAVPSSEDPVEQSAAFDHMETRMPIDEVPSTIPAEPIDAVHAVESSEENDRRRTLHVNPETDVLLFPSGMASIFTAHRMLLNYDAQRVSRSRFSSSNGGATAGSQSSSYLVGYGEPYKKTVMFGFPYTDTLSILRKFNHTHFLGQGDSTAMEDLKKILQSGEQILAVFMEAPSNPLLKMGDLLELRQLANLYGFFIVVDETAGGFVNIDVLPHADVVCSSLTKIFSGDSNLIAGSLVLNPQGKLYDFAQQWLLAQKEYEDTLWCEDALALERNSRDFVQRTIQVNHNTEYLLNKVLIPLEGKLFKKIYYPSLTSPETKRHYDAVKCSIDAGYGGLFSLTFFNLAQARVFFDSLQLCKGPSLGTNFTLACPYAILAHYQELDEVARYGVEKSLVRVSVGLENRESLCQVFQHAIAEALKISTD; translated from the coding sequence ATGAGCTCGACTATTGCCACCAGGATTGGGGAATCGATTCCACCTAACACAAACCATGCTGTGTCGGTTTGTTTGCCCACTTGGGATGCTACAGTTGGTTACGAAGAGGCAGATCCAGCTGTGGTGGACAAGATGACTACTGGGTACCCCAGATTCTTTATTCATAAGTCAATCAAGCGGCTATGTGAAGTGCTGGGTGACAAGTATGCTAAAGAGAGTGAAACTTGTCTATGTTTTCCGTCATACAACGTTGCGAAGAGATGTAGAGAATTTATAGTGGTGAAAGCTGCCGAAGAGGACGCAAACAAACCTCCCGTCAAGGTGAGGATCCTTCAGTTGGCCACTTCGAAACCTATGAATGCAGAGGAAGCAAAATGGAAACGAGAGTGTAAGATTGCAGTGGTTTTTGCCGCGAAGGAACACTTCCCTTTAATGAAGCAATACTGGCAACACACTGGGGAGATTATTTCAAGCAGATTGGCCGAGTATGTGCTGCATGAGTTATtcattgttgaaagatcaagcCAGGCTGTTGAAACGAAGGAGATACgcggtgaagaagagtttatAGAGCAAAGATTTGGCAGAAACTTGGACTTTTCGTTGGCAGATCACGCCAAGATGCTGATTAAGACACGGATCGCGACGAAAGTTGTCGAAGATGAGGACGTGGAAAGCGGCAACGGCCAGGAGGCTGTTCCCTCGTCTGAAGACCCAGTGGAGCAAAGTGCGGCGTTCGATCATATGGAAACAAGAATGCCCATAGACGAAGTTCCATCCACGATTCCAGCGGAACCAATAGATGCTGTACATGCTGTGGAATCCTCCGAGGAAAACGACAGACGTCGAACATTGCATGTCAACCCAGAGACCGACGTCTTGCTTTTCCCCAGTGGTATGGCATCGATCTTCACTGCACACAGGATGCTGCTAAACTATGACGCACAAAGAGTAAGTAGATCACGATTCAGCAGTTCCAATGGCGGTGCCACCGCGGGAAGCCAATCATCATCGTACTTGGTCGGGTACGGAGAGCCCTATAAGAAGACTGTCATGTTCGGTTTCCCATACACGGACACTTTAAGCATCCTACGCAAGTTCAACCACACGCATTTCTTGGGCCAAGGTGATTCGACAGCGATGGAAGACCTCaaaaagattttgcaatCTGGTGAGCAGATCCTAGCGGTTTTTATGGAGGCCCCTTCGAACCCGCTCCTAAAGATGGGTGATCTACTAGAGCTGCGTCAACTAGCAAACCTATAcggcttcttcatcgtagtAGATGAAACAGCAGGCGGGTTTGTTAACATCGATGTGCTACCTCATGCAGACGTGGTTTGCAGTTCACTAACCAAGATATTTAGTGGTGACTCAAACCTAATCGCCGGTTCTCTAGTACTGAATCCGCAAGGCAAACTCTATGATTTTGCACAACAATGGCTACTGGCTCAAAAAGAATACGAAGATACTTTGTGGTGCGAAGATGCCCTCGCATTAGAGCGTAATTCACGAGACTTTGTTCAACGTACAATCCAGGTGAATCACAACACTGAATACTTACTTAACAAAGTTCTTATCCCGCTGGAGggcaaattgttcaagaagatctacTATCCTAGCCTCACATCACCTGAAACCAAACGCCATTACGACGCAGTCAAATGTTCTATCGATGCAGGCTACGGTGGACTCTTTTCActgactttcttcaacctcGCCCAGGCGCGCGTTTTCTTCGACAGCTTACAACTATGCAAGGGCCCTTCCTTAGGTACAAATTTCACTCTGGCTTGCCCATACGCCATCCTAGCCCATTATCAAGAGCTCGATGAAGTTGCCCGCTATGGTGTCGAAAAATCGCTTGTACGCGTAAGCGTGGGATTGGAGAACCGCGAATCACTATGCCAGGTATTCCAACACGCAATCGCAGAAGCCCTCAAAATCAGTACAGATTGA